A region of the Exiguobacterium aurantiacum DSM 6208 genome:
GGCGACGGCGCTCGCGGGGCCAATCGGCTTCATCGGGCTCCTCGCGCCGCACTTGGTCCGTTTGACGATCGGGCCGGACGAACGGTTCGTCATCCCGATGTCGGCGCTCGCCGGGGCGATTCTGCTCACGTTCGCCGACGTGACGGGACGCTTGCTCGGTAGCCCGGGCGAACTCGAGGTCGGGATCGTCACCGCCTTTATCGGGGCGCCGATTTTGATCGCGTTGACGATGAAAGTGAAGGTGCGTGACTTATGATGCAAAAACCATTTCAACCGATGATTCAAAACAGTAGACGGCGTCGGCAGCGGACCGTCGTCGTGACGCTCGTCCTCAGCCTGCTCGCGCTCGCCTTGAGCGCCTTGATGCTCATGCTCGGCAACACGATTTATCCGGTCGGGGACGTCGTCCGCGTCTTGCTCGGGGCCGACGTGCCAGGGGCGTCGTTCGCCGTGAACACGATCCGCCTGCCGCGCATGCTCGCCGGCGTGTTCGCCGGGATCGCGTTCGGGGTCGCCGGTACGGTGTTCCAGACGATGCTCCGCAACCCGCTCGCCAACCCGAACGTCATCGGCATCACGACCGGTTCGAGTGCGGCGGCCGTGTTCGGCATCGTCGTCCTACAAGCGAGCGATACGTTCGTTTCCGTCATCTCGGTCATCGGCGGACTGTTGACGGTACTCGCCATCTACTTCTTGTCGAAGAGCGCCGCGTTCTCGATCGGACGTCTCGTCTTGGTCGGGATCGGAATCCAGGCGATGCTGACGGCCGTCATTAACTATCTTCTCCTCATCAGTCGTCAAAACGACGTCGGGACGGCGATGCGCTGGTTGAGCGGGAGCTTGAACGGTGCCAAGATGGAGTCGCTCCCGCCGCTCATGATCACGGTCGCGCTCTGTCTGCCGGTCGTCATCTGGCTCAGCCGCCAGCTCCAGATTTTAGAGCTCGGGGAGATGACGGCGACGTCGCTCGGTGTCCGGACGAACCAGACGCGGGTGCTCCTCATCATCGCCTCGGTGCTCATGCTCGCGCTCGCCACGGCGACGACCGGACCGATTGCCTTCATCGCCTTTCTCGCGGGACCGATCGCGAAGCGGCTCGTCGGGGACGGGCGTTCGACGATCATTCCGGCCGGGCTCGTCGGTGTCGTCTTGGTGCTCGCCGCCGACCTGATCGGCCAGTTTGCCTTCACGGCGCGCTATCCGGTCGGTGTCATCACCGGCATGGTCGGGGCACCGTATTTGATTTTCCTCTTGATTCGGATGAACAAAAAAGGGGAGTTTTGACACTCCCACGATTGAAACCTTGGGATTCTGAAGTGCTTGTGCGAGCGCAGTCCATTTCTGTTTTGCTCAAGCCTTCAGATGAGGGTGTGCCATCACCCCTCCTGAGACAGACCATATAGGTTCTCAGGCTGATGGACTGTTACCATCCACCACAGGTCGTTGCAGGTGTGTCCACCTGATGTTTTAGCGTCTTTTACGTGACGACAGGCATCGTTTTACCGGTCACATGTTTTCGTGACCGAACCGGATACGATTCTCAAGGTGCGATGGACACGGGCGTTTTAGAGACTTGTACTTGTCTATGGAATATATATACCCGAATGTCGGATGTTCTTCACATCCGAACTCACTTTCATCCCATGCCTAAAGGCGGGCTATGCCCGGTATGGGCTTTCCCGTTCGTAAAATCTGTAAGCGGAGAGTCACGTCTATGGATGTGACTCTTTTCATGTGAAAGCGCCATCAAAAAGTCGTTGACTTTGCTTCGTGGGGAGTGTATGCTAAAAATCCTGCCCAAAAAAGAGAGGCACGGGAACTGGCATCAGTTCATTTCGAGTCAGAGAGGACAATGATCCCATGAACCAACAACAATTAGTCGAGCGCGCCCGCCAAGTGAAAGAGAACGCCTACTCCCCATATTCGAATTTCCGTGTCGGAGCGGCGCTTCTCATGAAGGACGGAACGGTCATCAACGGCGTCAACGTGGAGAACGTGTCGTTCGGTGCGACGAACTGTGCCGAGCGCACAGCGATTTACACGGCCATCGCACAAGGATATAAAAAGGGTGACTTCGAAGCCGTCGCGGTGTCAGGTGACACGGTCGACTTCTTGCCGCCATGCAGTATCTGCCGCCAAGTGCTCGTCGAGTTCGGCGACCCGGACTTCAAAGTGTTGATGACGAACGGCGAAGCCGAGATTAAAGAAGTGACGCTTGACGAACTCGTCCCGTTCGCGTTCACAGAACTAGAAATGTGATGAAACAAAGCCTTGCCGACAACCGGCAAGGCTTTGTTTGTTAGCGCCATTTGTTGAAGAAGTTGTGCGGATTTTTGATGCCGTGTAGCGTCCGGAACTCATAGCCGCGCTTTTTCGAGTGGCGCAAGATATAGTCGAGCGCGGTCGGGGTGATCGAGTGGTCGTGCGTCAA
Encoded here:
- a CDS encoding FecCD family ABC transporter permease, coding for MMQKPFQPMIQNSRRRRQRTVVVTLVLSLLALALSALMLMLGNTIYPVGDVVRVLLGADVPGASFAVNTIRLPRMLAGVFAGIAFGVAGTVFQTMLRNPLANPNVIGITTGSSAAAVFGIVVLQASDTFVSVISVIGGLLTVLAIYFLSKSAAFSIGRLVLVGIGIQAMLTAVINYLLLISRQNDVGTAMRWLSGSLNGAKMESLPPLMITVALCLPVVIWLSRQLQILELGEMTATSLGVRTNQTRVLLIIASVLMLALATATTGPIAFIAFLAGPIAKRLVGDGRSTIIPAGLVGVVLVLAADLIGQFAFTARYPVGVITGMVGAPYLIFLLIRMNKKGEF
- a CDS encoding cytidine deaminase; the encoded protein is MNQQQLVERARQVKENAYSPYSNFRVGAALLMKDGTVINGVNVENVSFGATNCAERTAIYTAIAQGYKKGDFEAVAVSGDTVDFLPPCSICRQVLVEFGDPDFKVLMTNGEAEIKEVTLDELVPFAFTELEM